One window from the genome of Engraulis encrasicolus isolate BLACKSEA-1 chromosome 16, IST_EnEncr_1.0, whole genome shotgun sequence encodes:
- the rhoh gene encoding rho-related GTP-binding protein RhoH, whose protein sequence is MNSIKCVLVGDSAVGKTALLVRFTSETFPEMYKPTIYDNTGVEVFMDGVQISLGLWDTAGNDTFRHVRPMSYQQADVVLICYSVAKPQSFTSARQKWIAEVREHLPRVPVLLVATQTDQREMGPHRGNCFSAADGKRLAHDIHARGYLECSALSNRGVQQVFEHAVRAAVKHAKKQSRPRLFSLDRCKTS, encoded by the coding sequence ATGAACTCTATTAAGTGTGTTCTTGTTGGGGACAGTGCAGTTGGTAAGACGGCCTTGTTGGTGCGTTTTACCTCAGAGACATTTCCGGAAATGTATAAGCCCACTATTTATGACAACACGGGAGTGGAGGTTTTCATGGATGGTGTGCAGATCAGCTTGGGCTTGTGGGATACTGCAGGGAATGACACCTTTCGGCATGTGCGGCCTATGTCCTACCAACAGGCCGATGTGGTGCTTATTTGTTACTCAGTGGCCAAACCCCAATCCTTTACTAGTGCACGACAGAAGTGGATAGCAGAGGTTCGAGAGCACCTCCCCCGAGTCCCAGTGCTTCTAGTTGCCACACAGACAGACCAGCGCGAGATGGGCCCTCACCGTGGTAACTGTTTCTCAGCAGCAGATGGGAAGCGGCTTGCCCATGATATTCATGCCAGGGGCTACCTGGAGTGCTCAGCACTAAGCAACCGTGGTGTCCAGCAGGTCTTCGAGCATGCTGTGAGAGCCGCAGTCAAACATGCCAAAAAGCAGTCTCGCCCCCGCCTCTTCAGTTTGGACCGCTGCAAGACTTCCTAA
- the chrna9a gene encoding neuronal acetylcholine receptor subunit alpha-9, with the protein MKILVRLVWISVLLKVGSPAHGRFAQKLLNDLMDNYNSALRPVDDTDKALNVTLQITLSQIKDMDERNQVLTTYLWVRQVWHDAYLRWDKEEYDGLEVIRIPSELVWRPDIVLYNNADEENKEGPPETNVVLRYDGEITWDSPAITKSSCKVDVNYFPFDSQSCSLTFGSWTYNGNQVDINLDKDKQFGDLSDFVENVEWECHGMPAKKNVIMYGCCSDPYPDITYTLKLKRRSLFYIFNLLLPCFLISFLAPLGFYLPADSGEKVSLGVTVLLALTVFQLMVAESMPPSESVPLIGKYYIATMTMITASTSLTIFIMNIHFCGAEAKPVPHWAKILIIDYLAKLCFVYEVGENCTSPDVGSSPLYTDEPMSGVYHDDAYYGNHYLENGHYNGHYNHCQDSGNYRHHNHHNNLSDSRRVAHVQRTGPQRGEDRRRREPSMPHIMRDSNVHIPAAYDPLEEKLKVSDLSIPEKLQAYGYSQGNDFSHESAYRSSNSYQHGATARGNCTCGMPQKVVRNIEYIANCFREQRSHQAKGAEWKKVAKVMDRFFMWIFFIMVFLMSILVIGQAK; encoded by the exons ATGAAGATCCTTGTGAGATTGGTATGGATTAGTGTACTGCTGAAAG TGGGAAGTCCGGCTCATGGGCGGTTTGCACAGAAGCTGCTGAATGATCTGATGGACAATTACAACTCAGCTCTGCGGCCGGTGGACGACACAGATAAAGCCCTCAATGTCACGCTACAGATCACGCTGTCCCAGATCAAAGATatg GATGAGCGTAACCAGGTCCTGACTACTTACCTGTGGGTGCGTCAGGTCTGGCATGATGCATATCTGCGGTGGGATAAAGAGGAGTATGATGGCCTAGAGGTCATCCGGATCCCCTCTGAACTTGTCTGGAGACCTGACATCGTACTTTACAACAA TGCTGATGAAGAGAATAAGGAAGGCCCTCCTGAGACTAATGTGGTTCTGCGTTATGATGGTGAGATTACCTGGGACTCCCCTGCAATCACTAAGAGTTCCTGCAAGGTGGATGTCAACTATTTCCCCTTTGACAGTCAAAGCTGCAGCCTCACTTTTGGCTCCTGGACATACAACGGAAATCAG GTTGACATCAACTTGGACAAGGACAAGCAATTTGGCGATCTGTCCGACTTTGTGGAGAACGTGGAATGGGAGTGCCACGGCATGCCGGCCAAGAAGAACGTCATCATGTACGGCTGCTGCTCGGACCCCTACCCCGACATCACCTACACCTTGAAGCTGAAGCGCCGCTCCCTGTTCTACATCTTCAACCTGCTGCTCCCCTGCTTCCTCATCTCCTTCCTGGCCCCGCTGGGCTTCTACCTGCCGGCCGACTCTGGAGAGAAGGTGTCTCTGGGCGTCACGGTGCTGCTGGCCCTCACCGTCTTCCAGCTGATGGTGGCTGAGAGCATGCCGCCGTCAGAGAGTGTGCCGCTGATTG GGAAGTACTACATAGCAACAATGACGATGATCACAGCATCCACATCGCTGACCATCTTCATCATGAACATTCATTTCTGTGGAGCAGAAGCAAAACCAGTTCCTCACTGGGCGAAAATCCTCATCATTGATTACTTGGCCAAGCTGTGCTTTGTGTATGAGGTGGGCGAAAACTGCACCTCCCCTGACGTGGGCAGCAGTCCTCTCTACACCGATGAGCCCATGAGCGGAGTTTATCACGACGACGCTTACTATGGCAACCACTACCTTGAGAACGGCCACTATAATGGACATTACAATCACTGTCAGGACAGTGGGAATTACCGCCATCACAATCACCACAACAACCTCAGTGACAGCCGGCGAGTGGCCCACGTCCAAAGGACTGGGCcacagaggggagaggacaggagaaggcgAGAACCATCTATGCCACATATCATGCGAGACTCAAACGTCCACATACCTGCTGCCTATGATCCACTAGAGGAGAAACTTAAGGTCAGTGATTTGTCTATCCCTGAGAAACTCCAGGCCTATGGCTACAGCCAAGGAAATGACTTCAGCCATGAGAGCGCTTACAGAAGTAGCAACAGTTATCAGCACGGGGCCACGGCTCGTGGGAACTGCACTTGTGGAATGCCACAGAAAGTTGTGCGGAACATTGAGTACATCGCCAACTGTTTCAGGGAGCAACGGTCACACCAGGCGAAGGGTGCCGAGTGGAAGAAGGTCGCCAAGGTGATGGATCGCTTTTTCATGTGGATCTTCTTCATCATGGTCTTTCTGATGAGTATCCTTGTCATTGGTCAAGCCAAATGA